The following coding sequences are from one Natrarchaeobaculum sulfurireducens window:
- a CDS encoding DUF5815 family protein, with amino-acid sequence MAAPRVPGPADDRRLELPCDEAIDPHDLDLGMRELTCSCGSTHAVVTDVHPPSRFFPESLVAVLAETIESDDEFETFGTPHLLGIVMEEFPEKVVVHDASDDGAVGYTLVWVTDFDARRLHEIIVELVVELMEHAISHAEDDDARRDFESQMLEFDVSAFVEEYRAQRDFQGEHDTAL; translated from the coding sequence ATGGCAGCCCCCCGTGTTCCGGGTCCGGCCGACGACCGTCGTCTCGAGCTTCCGTGTGACGAAGCGATCGATCCGCACGACCTCGATCTCGGGATGCGTGAGCTCACCTGTTCTTGTGGCTCGACGCACGCCGTCGTGACCGACGTCCACCCGCCCTCTCGGTTCTTTCCGGAGTCGCTCGTGGCGGTCTTAGCGGAGACGATCGAGTCCGACGACGAGTTCGAGACGTTCGGGACGCCGCATCTGCTGGGGATCGTCATGGAGGAGTTCCCCGAGAAGGTCGTCGTCCACGACGCCAGCGACGACGGTGCGGTCGGGTATACGCTGGTCTGGGTCACGGACTTCGACGCCCGCCGTCTCCACGAGATCATCGTCGAACTCGTCGTCGAACTCATGGAACACGCGATCAGCCACGCCGAAGACGACGACGCGAGACGGGACTTCGAGAGCCAGATGCTCGAGTTCGACGTCTCTGCGTTCGTCGAGGAGTACCGCGCCCAGCGGGATTTCCAGGGCGAACACGACACTGCATTGTAA